A stretch of Thermodesulforhabdus norvegica DNA encodes these proteins:
- a CDS encoding enoyl-CoA hydratase, which produces MSGQQLVLEDRRDQVVILTLNRPEVMNAFNFPMLRALKEKVEALHFDRYVRVVIITGAGEKAFCAGADLKERATMTEDQVREFIFTIRNLFTFIEFMNKPVIAAINGVALGGGTELALACDIRIASTTATMGLTETRLAIIPGAGGTQRLPRLIGRGKAKELIFTGRRVDAQEALDIGLVNKICPPERLMDECMEMASMICETGPIAIQQAKYAINYGLEVDIHTGLAIESNAYWITIPTEDRLEGLRAFKEKRKPVYKGR; this is translated from the coding sequence ATGAGCGGCCAACAGCTGGTATTGGAAGATCGTCGAGATCAGGTGGTGATCCTTACTCTTAACAGACCCGAAGTCATGAACGCCTTTAATTTTCCTATGCTGAGGGCACTTAAAGAGAAGGTGGAGGCCCTGCATTTCGACAGGTACGTAAGGGTCGTTATCATAACAGGTGCCGGGGAAAAAGCCTTCTGTGCCGGGGCAGATCTCAAAGAGCGTGCAACCATGACGGAAGATCAGGTTCGGGAATTTATCTTTACCATCAGGAACCTCTTTACCTTTATTGAATTCATGAACAAACCCGTGATTGCGGCTATAAACGGTGTTGCTCTTGGAGGCGGAACGGAGCTTGCCCTGGCCTGCGACATCAGAATTGCTTCTACGACGGCAACCATGGGCCTGACAGAGACGCGGCTTGCCATTATCCCCGGAGCCGGTGGAACTCAGCGCCTCCCAAGGCTTATCGGCCGCGGCAAGGCCAAGGAGCTGATTTTTACCGGCCGCAGGGTTGATGCCCAGGAGGCCCTCGACATAGGGCTTGTCAACAAAATATGCCCTCCAGAAAGGCTAATGGATGAGTGTATGGAAATGGCTTCGATGATCTGCGAAACCGGACCTATAGCCATTCAGCAGGCAAAATACGCTATAAACTACGGTCTGGAAGTGGATATTCACACTGGCCTTGCCATTGAATCCAATGCTTACTGGATAACCATTCCGACGGAAGACAGACTTGAGGGACTCAGGGCTTTCAAGGAGAAACGGAAACCCGTGTACAAAGGGCGTTAA
- a CDS encoding ATP-dependent helicase, whose amino-acid sequence MEMVGLSPEQEKAVRCTSSPVIVAAGAGSGKTRTLTAKIAYLVKECGYSPQRILAITFTNKAADEMKSRLRAMTGLDEEAFPWVRTFHSACFRILKQECHRVGLERPISVRSDSQQTTILKGVLLELNVDKKYLQPAKWLISMAKNSGDPYAFMESKKMSVPGIRGIYDRYNEILRSQNAVDFDDILLLVKEIMQKWPDVRRHYQELFDYILVDEFQDSNRLQNDIMELLVRNGNLTVVGDDYQSIYTFRGAEPRFFLTFPESFPGCSIVKLEQNYRSTSTIVSASNALIAHNRMKMEKRCYSLKEGPPILAKELFDERDEAEWIAHKCREYFSGHGIPWHDMAVLYRTRFCSKAFEEAFRKLRIPYRIVGARGFYESKEIQDINAYLVSAVNPRDDLAFERIINVPRRGVGAGTLKKINSFRSPGTSLQDACWLALQSGTITGKAAAELTQLKEHLSVIAGLSPKEAISFVMDKVGYESYLQEYARDREDFINRLENVELLTYVASKSSGIEEFLEECALIREEQDEDQDGKEGVKLMTFHAAKGLEFRIVFVAGVEEGLIPHWRSLFDEDSLQENIKGVEEERRLMYVAMTRAIERLHITWALSRQGRFCKPSRFLWEIPEEFIILERIEQKGRGCYDHHHARR is encoded by the coding sequence ATGGAAATGGTCGGTTTGTCTCCGGAACAGGAAAAGGCCGTTAGGTGTACCTCCAGTCCCGTAATAGTTGCTGCCGGTGCGGGAAGCGGAAAGACGCGAACATTGACGGCGAAGATTGCGTACCTTGTGAAAGAATGCGGCTATTCGCCTCAAAGGATTCTTGCCATAACCTTTACCAATAAAGCCGCCGATGAGATGAAGTCGCGCCTCAGAGCCATGACGGGGCTGGATGAGGAAGCCTTTCCCTGGGTCAGGACCTTTCACAGTGCCTGTTTCAGGATACTTAAGCAGGAGTGCCATAGGGTGGGCCTTGAGAGACCCATTTCCGTGAGGAGCGATTCTCAGCAGACAACAATTCTGAAAGGGGTTTTACTGGAGTTAAATGTCGATAAGAAATATCTTCAGCCCGCTAAGTGGCTAATTTCAATGGCAAAGAACAGCGGAGATCCTTACGCATTCATGGAAAGCAAAAAGATGAGTGTGCCGGGAATCAGGGGAATTTATGATCGCTACAATGAAATCCTCAGGAGCCAGAATGCCGTCGATTTCGACGATATTCTCCTGTTGGTCAAGGAGATTATGCAGAAGTGGCCTGATGTAAGAAGGCATTACCAGGAACTTTTTGATTACATACTTGTGGATGAGTTTCAGGACTCCAACAGGCTTCAAAACGACATTATGGAGCTCCTGGTCAGAAACGGAAACCTTACCGTGGTGGGCGACGACTACCAGAGCATATACACCTTCAGAGGAGCTGAACCCCGGTTTTTTCTGACCTTTCCGGAGTCCTTTCCCGGATGCAGTATTGTAAAGCTGGAGCAGAATTATCGCTCCACGTCAACGATTGTTTCTGCATCAAATGCCCTGATCGCCCATAACCGCATGAAAATGGAAAAACGCTGTTACAGCCTCAAAGAGGGTCCTCCCATATTGGCAAAGGAGCTTTTTGACGAACGCGATGAAGCCGAGTGGATTGCCCATAAGTGCAGAGAATATTTTTCCGGGCACGGAATTCCGTGGCATGATATGGCGGTGCTTTACAGGACGAGGTTTTGTTCAAAGGCTTTTGAAGAAGCCTTTCGGAAGTTGCGCATACCTTATAGGATCGTCGGTGCCAGGGGCTTTTACGAGAGCAAGGAGATTCAGGATATAAATGCCTATCTCGTCAGTGCGGTTAATCCGAGAGACGATCTGGCCTTTGAGCGGATTATAAACGTTCCTCGCCGGGGTGTGGGAGCAGGGACGCTCAAGAAGATTAACTCCTTCAGATCACCGGGGACGTCACTTCAGGATGCTTGCTGGCTGGCCCTTCAATCAGGGACGATAACGGGAAAAGCCGCGGCGGAACTGACTCAACTAAAAGAACATCTCAGTGTGATTGCAGGGTTGTCGCCGAAAGAGGCTATATCCTTCGTAATGGACAAGGTTGGTTACGAGTCCTATCTGCAGGAGTATGCCCGGGACAGGGAGGATTTTATTAATAGACTGGAAAATGTCGAGCTTTTGACTTACGTTGCGTCGAAAAGCTCCGGCATAGAAGAATTCCTTGAAGAATGTGCCCTCATCAGAGAAGAACAGGATGAAGATCAGGACGGCAAGGAAGGGGTTAAGCTCATGACCTTTCATGCCGCAAAAGGGCTGGAATTCAGGATAGTTTTCGTGGCCGGAGTAGAAGAAGGCCTGATTCCTCACTGGAGATCTCTCTTCGACGAAGATTCCTTGCAGGAAAACATCAAGGGGGTGGAAGAAGAACGCCGGCTTATGTACGTGGCCATGACCAGAGCTATTGAAAGGCTCCACATTACCTGGGCTCTGAGCCGGCAGGGAAGGTTCTGTAAGCCCAGTCGATTTTTGTGGGAGATACCGGAAGAATTTATTATCCTGGAAAGAATAGAGCAGAAGGGGAGAGGATGTTATGACCACCATCATGCCCGAAGGTGA
- a CDS encoding phosphoribosylaminoimidazolesuccinocarboxamide synthase, with translation MGKAVYETNIEGLKLLGRGKVRDIYDLGDRLLIVATDRISAFDVVMPDPIPDKGRILTMLSLFWLDYLRDVCPNHLISAEVRDFPHQCREYEDLLRGRTMLVKKARVFPVECIVRGYIIGSGWKDYQKNGTVCGITLPKGLKLAEKLPEPIFTPSTKAEQGLHDENITFDEMVNIVGKDIAERLRDLSIELYKRASDYAEKRGIIIADTKFEFGLVDGEITLVDEVLTPDSSRFWPKDTYRVGTNPESFDKQYVRDFLIGSGWKPGEPAPHFPEEVIENTRRRYLEALVRLSGKGLDDR, from the coding sequence ATGGGAAAGGCTGTGTATGAGACGAACATAGAGGGTTTGAAGCTACTGGGACGCGGTAAGGTCAGAGACATTTACGACCTCGGGGACAGGCTTCTTATCGTTGCAACCGATAGAATTTCCGCTTTTGACGTTGTGATGCCCGATCCAATTCCGGACAAAGGCCGTATCCTTACCATGCTTTCTTTGTTCTGGCTGGACTATCTACGTGATGTCTGCCCCAATCATCTTATATCGGCAGAGGTCCGGGACTTTCCACATCAGTGTAGAGAGTATGAGGACTTGCTTCGCGGCAGGACCATGCTGGTTAAAAAGGCCCGGGTGTTCCCGGTGGAATGCATAGTCCGGGGTTACATCATCGGTTCGGGCTGGAAGGATTATCAAAAGAACGGTACCGTCTGTGGAATAACTTTGCCCAAAGGGTTGAAACTTGCGGAAAAACTTCCGGAGCCTATCTTCACCCCGTCCACTAAAGCCGAACAGGGTCTGCATGATGAGAACATAACCTTTGACGAAATGGTGAACATTGTTGGAAAGGACATCGCGGAAAGACTGAGAGATCTCAGTATTGAACTCTACAAACGGGCTTCGGACTATGCCGAAAAACGAGGCATCATCATAGCGGATACCAAGTTCGAGTTCGGTTTGGTTGATGGGGAAATTACCCTAGTAGATGAAGTTCTGACGCCGGATTCAAGTCGCTTCTGGCCCAAAGACACTTACAGGGTGGGCACCAACCCGGAAAGCTTTGATAAGCAGTATGTAAGAGATTTTCTCATCGGCTCGGGCTGGAAACCGGGAGAACCGGCTCCTCATTTTCCCGAGGAGGTGATCGAAAATACGAGAAGGAGATACCTTGAAGCACTTGTAAGGCTTTCCGGTAAAGGGCTGGATGATAGATGA
- a CDS encoding acyl-CoA dehydrogenase family protein codes for MDFELTEEQRMIKETVYKWALQELGPLQEKIDEEDWFPPDFFKKCAEIGILGITIDEKYGGLGGDVLMQVLAVEQMSRICPALAMTYAAHSNLCAHNIHKNASEYLKEKYLPPMVRGEKIGALALTEPNAGSDAMSIRTRAVRKGDKYILNGTKMFITNGPVADIFLVYAKTQPELGAKGISAFIVEKDFPGFSVSRKIKKCGMRGSPTGELVFEDCEVPAENLVGQENMGVAVMTSGLDVERIVLAGGSLGMAEQALEYSIEYSVQREQFGQPIANFQMIQQKLADMYARIEAARLLIYRAAELAQRSPRGGKGTELTKLAAAAILFASETATWVCSQAVQIHGGYGYCLEFPVQKLWRDAKLYEIGAGTNEIRRMIIARELTREAFARKKMV; via the coding sequence ATGGATTTCGAATTGACCGAAGAACAACGTATGATCAAAGAAACCGTTTATAAGTGGGCTCTTCAGGAGCTGGGACCCTTGCAGGAAAAGATAGACGAAGAGGATTGGTTTCCCCCCGATTTTTTTAAAAAGTGCGCGGAAATCGGGATACTCGGCATAACCATAGACGAAAAGTACGGGGGACTCGGTGGTGATGTGCTGATGCAGGTTCTGGCGGTAGAGCAGATGAGCCGGATATGTCCCGCTCTGGCCATGACCTATGCCGCTCACTCGAATCTCTGCGCCCACAACATCCATAAGAACGCCAGTGAGTACCTGAAAGAAAAGTATCTTCCGCCTATGGTCAGGGGTGAAAAAATAGGGGCTCTGGCACTTACGGAGCCCAATGCGGGTTCAGATGCCATGAGCATCAGAACCCGTGCCGTAAGAAAAGGAGATAAGTACATACTCAACGGTACCAAGATGTTTATAACCAACGGGCCTGTTGCTGACATATTTCTTGTTTATGCTAAGACCCAGCCCGAACTCGGTGCCAAGGGTATTAGTGCCTTCATAGTTGAAAAGGACTTCCCCGGATTTTCCGTGTCCAGAAAGATCAAGAAGTGCGGAATGAGAGGCTCTCCGACGGGAGAACTGGTTTTTGAGGACTGTGAAGTACCTGCAGAGAACCTTGTAGGGCAGGAAAACATGGGTGTGGCCGTTATGACCAGCGGGCTTGACGTTGAGAGAATCGTGCTTGCGGGTGGTAGCCTCGGTATGGCCGAGCAGGCTCTGGAATATTCCATTGAGTATTCGGTTCAGCGTGAGCAATTCGGTCAGCCCATTGCCAATTTTCAGATGATCCAGCAGAAGCTTGCCGACATGTATGCCAGGATCGAGGCAGCGAGGCTTCTCATATATCGCGCCGCCGAGCTGGCGCAGCGGTCGCCACGAGGCGGCAAGGGCACGGAGCTCACGAAGCTTGCGGCCGCTGCAATACTTTTTGCCTCGGAGACGGCCACGTGGGTGTGCAGCCAGGCCGTGCAGATCCACGGCGGGTACGGCTACTGTCTTGAATTCCCCGTTCAGAAGTTGTGGCGTGATGCAAAACTCTATGAAATTGGTGCGGGAACCAACGAGATCAGGCGGATGATTATTGCCCGTGAGCTTACAAGGGAAGCCTTTGCCAGGAAAAAGATGGTTTAG
- a CDS encoding SPL family radical SAM protein: MNRYLPRRVLISERVWDGPIARNLRMNLPEHVPVVRVTEEELHSRTGLSDRRVLEVIEFKGRFLRSCPATRFYHCCGYIILHFGENCSVGCTYCILQAYLNRPTMTIFGNVRDMLCEVAEVLSANPDLLFRIGTGEFTDSLLLDPWTGLSEFLVPFFAGKENAVLELKTKTDHYSRLLDLNHNGHTIVSWSLNAPSISVNEESRAASLEDRLRAARSCAERGYFLAFHFDPLFYFPGWEKEYAEVVQMIGDMVPVERVVYVSLGGFRYMPELKDAILLKRPSWKLISGEFVPSPDGKRRYFRDIRIKLYHFMASQLRKLDPSLCIYLCMESGFVWKKALGIHPAYFGGLPAMLDRAVKERMKVGQHCRESAAKIFLKKPQPLPAFFDYQK, translated from the coding sequence ATGAATAGGTATCTTCCCAGAAGGGTTCTTATATCCGAAAGAGTCTGGGACGGTCCTATCGCCCGAAATTTACGTATGAACCTGCCCGAACATGTTCCCGTAGTAAGGGTAACGGAGGAAGAATTGCACTCCCGGACCGGTCTTTCTGATCGAAGGGTCCTTGAGGTTATCGAATTTAAGGGTCGTTTCTTGAGATCCTGTCCGGCAACGCGCTTCTATCACTGCTGTGGATACATCATTTTGCATTTCGGCGAAAATTGCTCCGTCGGATGCACTTATTGTATTCTCCAGGCCTATCTCAACAGACCGACCATGACCATTTTCGGTAATGTCCGGGATATGCTTTGCGAGGTAGCGGAGGTCCTCTCGGCCAATCCCGATCTTCTGTTCAGGATTGGAACGGGAGAGTTTACCGACTCTCTTCTTCTTGACCCGTGGACGGGCCTGAGTGAGTTTCTTGTTCCCTTTTTTGCCGGGAAGGAAAACGCCGTTCTCGAGTTGAAAACCAAGACGGATCATTATTCACGCTTACTGGATCTTAATCATAATGGTCACACGATAGTGAGCTGGTCTCTTAATGCCCCTTCCATTTCCGTTAACGAGGAATCCAGAGCCGCATCTCTGGAAGACAGGCTTCGAGCCGCAAGGAGTTGCGCGGAGCGAGGCTATTTCCTGGCCTTTCACTTCGACCCTCTTTTCTACTTTCCGGGGTGGGAGAAAGAGTATGCCGAAGTCGTTCAGATGATAGGGGACATGGTTCCAGTTGAAAGGGTTGTTTACGTCAGTCTTGGGGGCTTCAGGTACATGCCTGAACTGAAAGATGCAATTCTGTTAAAGAGGCCCAGCTGGAAGCTCATAAGCGGTGAGTTTGTACCTTCTCCGGATGGAAAAAGGCGTTACTTCAGAGATATAAGAATAAAACTGTATCATTTCATGGCATCTCAATTGAGAAAACTCGATCCTTCTCTCTGTATTTATCTCTGCATGGAAAGTGGTTTCGTATGGAAAAAAGCCCTGGGAATTCATCCCGCCTATTTCGGAGGCCTGCCTGCTATGCTTGACCGGGCAGTGAAAGAACGGATGAAAGTGGGGCAGCACTGCAGAGAAAGCGCCGCGAAGATTTTTCTCAAAAAACCCCAACCCCTGCCAGCCTTTTTCGATTATCAAAAATAA
- a CDS encoding acyl-CoA carboxylase subunit beta, with product MSDPRVENRMFWEEEERKLDELMYRAMWPGGEEAVQRLAKQGKQPVRQLIQKLIDPGTEFYELGVIAGFGMNYPDVEDVPCGGIVTGIGKIHGNWTMIIANDSRVKAGTYFPITLKKHMRAQAIAEQCGLNCVYIADSGGAYLPMQADVFPDDGHFGSMFYNMARMSAKGLKQITLSTGGNTAGGAYIVFMACQAVMIDKLAYSFLGGPPLVKAATGEVISAEDLGGARVHTQISGGADYFCKTQDEGIQIVREILSMEPPQKLHIHRYAEVPPRVPVETIYEILPAKIHQGINVRAFIQAIADDSHFIEYKKMYAPGRGDNIVTGKIRIKGIPVGVIAANGLGIIFVEAARKATEWIIRCCQEKIPLLFIQSSPSYMVGSESEHMGIGKYGADMVRAVSCAQVPKIQLVIGPDNGAANYGMCGRAYRPHFLFSTMRARTSVMSGRSAAEVLLSIEERKRAASGNPMTEGEKQAFRQKMIEKYDGEAHPFFCGARLLNDRVLKFREIRDWLAFAFEVSLLKPIGEPAFGNLRF from the coding sequence ATGAGTGATCCCAGGGTTGAAAACAGAATGTTTTGGGAGGAAGAGGAACGCAAACTGGATGAGCTTATGTACAGGGCCATGTGGCCCGGCGGGGAAGAGGCAGTACAGCGCCTGGCAAAACAGGGCAAACAGCCCGTGCGGCAGCTTATTCAAAAGCTCATTGATCCCGGCACGGAATTTTACGAACTGGGGGTCATCGCCGGGTTCGGTATGAATTATCCCGATGTAGAGGACGTGCCCTGTGGCGGTATTGTTACCGGTATAGGGAAGATCCACGGTAACTGGACCATGATTATAGCCAACGACAGCCGTGTAAAAGCAGGCACCTACTTCCCGATAACCTTGAAAAAACACATGAGAGCTCAAGCAATAGCCGAGCAGTGCGGGCTCAACTGCGTCTATATTGCCGACTCCGGAGGGGCCTACCTTCCTATGCAGGCCGATGTTTTTCCCGACGACGGCCATTTCGGCTCCATGTTTTACAATATGGCCCGAATGTCTGCCAAAGGGCTCAAGCAGATCACCCTGAGCACCGGAGGGAACACGGCCGGTGGAGCCTACATCGTGTTTATGGCATGCCAGGCGGTGATGATAGATAAACTGGCCTACTCCTTTCTGGGAGGACCCCCTCTGGTCAAGGCGGCAACGGGTGAAGTCATAAGCGCCGAAGATCTGGGTGGCGCCCGGGTGCATACACAGATATCCGGAGGAGCGGATTATTTTTGTAAAACCCAGGATGAAGGAATCCAGATTGTCAGAGAAATCCTTTCCATGGAGCCACCTCAAAAGCTCCACATCCATCGCTATGCAGAGGTGCCCCCCAGAGTCCCGGTGGAAACGATATACGAAATCCTGCCGGCGAAAATCCATCAGGGGATAAACGTCAGGGCCTTCATTCAGGCCATAGCCGATGACAGCCATTTTATCGAATACAAGAAGATGTACGCACCGGGAAGAGGCGATAACATAGTCACCGGGAAGATAAGAATCAAAGGGATTCCCGTGGGGGTTATTGCGGCCAACGGGCTGGGAATAATTTTTGTCGAAGCCGCACGAAAGGCTACCGAGTGGATTATCCGTTGTTGCCAGGAAAAGATACCTCTTCTTTTTATCCAGAGCTCTCCCAGCTACATGGTCGGGTCCGAATCCGAACATATGGGCATCGGAAAATACGGTGCCGATATGGTCAGAGCCGTGTCGTGTGCTCAGGTTCCGAAAATTCAGCTCGTTATAGGGCCAGATAACGGTGCCGCCAACTACGGTATGTGCGGGCGTGCTTACAGGCCTCATTTCCTTTTCTCAACAATGCGGGCACGCACTTCCGTTATGAGTGGGAGATCTGCCGCCGAAGTTCTGCTCTCCATTGAAGAAAGGAAACGTGCTGCAAGCGGCAATCCCATGACGGAAGGTGAAAAACAGGCCTTCAGACAGAAGATGATCGAAAAGTACGATGGCGAGGCACATCCGTTTTTCTGTGGAGCAAGACTGCTTAACGATCGCGTATTGAAGTTTCGGGAAATAAGGGACTGGCTCGCTTTTGCTTTTGAGGTGAGCCTGCTTAAGCCCATAGGTGAACCCGCCTTTGGGAATCTCAGATTTTAA